In one window of Posidoniimonas corsicana DNA:
- a CDS encoding DUF1559 domain-containing protein, producing MKRTRTPSPTGFTLVELLVVIAIIGILISLLLPAVQSAREAARRANCVANLKNVALAAINHHDQMGHFPVDEDYYAGTTPLREINLADRTAGRWIGIAEAYRKFPAGPGGAPGGPDGGGWIVRVLPYLEEQPLMDVFAPFLEGRWPVLRTGLNANDPALRNALAQQPAVLNCPSDEFIGPRTDQFPFSSSANVVGAPALVATTSYKGNAGDGDFEQPSPENPIGFWTYDPSFRCYNGTDCVGMFWRTTYYKGGVKMRQVTDGTSKTFLVGEASPLDNNSAAWSSDGDWAITGIELNWNYQESGFCTGTNGTGGRDCWPRIRGFRSFHPGGVNFAMVDGSVSFITNNIDHLNYRAMSTREGGEIELQ from the coding sequence ATGAAAAGGACCCGTACCCCCTCGCCAACCGGCTTCACGCTCGTTGAACTGCTGGTGGTGATCGCGATCATTGGAATCCTGATCTCGCTCCTGCTGCCCGCGGTGCAGTCCGCCCGTGAGGCGGCGCGCCGCGCGAACTGCGTCGCGAACCTCAAGAACGTCGCCCTCGCGGCCATCAACCACCACGACCAGATGGGCCACTTCCCGGTCGACGAGGACTACTACGCCGGGACCACGCCGCTGCGAGAGATCAACCTAGCGGACCGCACCGCCGGGCGGTGGATCGGCATCGCCGAGGCGTACCGCAAGTTCCCAGCCGGGCCAGGCGGGGCGCCCGGCGGCCCGGACGGCGGGGGGTGGATTGTGCGCGTGCTCCCCTACCTGGAAGAGCAGCCGCTGATGGACGTGTTTGCCCCATTCCTGGAGGGCCGCTGGCCTGTGCTCCGCACCGGGCTCAACGCCAACGACCCGGCGCTGCGAAACGCCCTGGCGCAGCAGCCCGCGGTGCTGAACTGCCCGAGTGACGAGTTCATCGGCCCGCGGACCGACCAGTTCCCGTTCAGCAGCAGCGCCAACGTGGTCGGTGCGCCAGCCCTGGTCGCCACGACCTCCTACAAGGGCAACGCCGGCGACGGGGACTTCGAGCAGCCATCGCCAGAGAACCCGATCGGGTTCTGGACCTACGACCCGAGCTTCCGCTGCTACAACGGCACCGACTGCGTCGGCATGTTCTGGCGCACCACCTACTACAAGGGCGGCGTCAAGATGCGGCAGGTCACCGACGGAACAAGCAAGACGTTTCTGGTGGGCGAGGCCTCGCCGCTGGACAACAACAGCGCCGCTTGGTCCAGCGACGGCGACTGGGCGATCACCGGCATCGAGCTCAACTGGAACTACCAGGAGTCTGGTTTCTGCACCGGCACTAACGGGACCGGCGGCCGCGACTGCTGGCCACGCATCAGGGGCTTCCGCAGCTTCCACCCGGGCGGGGTCAACTTTGCGATGGTCGACGGCTCCGTCTCGTTCATCACCAACAACATCGACCACCTCAACTACCGGGCGATGTCGACCAGAGAAGGCGGAGAGATCGAACTGCAATGA